A stretch of Pleuronectes platessa chromosome 24, fPlePla1.1, whole genome shotgun sequence DNA encodes these proteins:
- the obsl1a gene encoding obscurin-like protein 1a, which translates to MDIFGGAPRVVGYPRPVLAQCGTDATLRCQIGGDPRPDVIWERKNVQILSEGRYKLAEEGKAYLLTITGVTPQDAGQYICKARNDIGDTYAAASLKVEGEAQQQEEGQRQLGVNGVKQENGGHLNGYCEVQNGEHRGENGAEINGEHKCNGKFGEKREESDEKPRFLIKPLSLRVDRGEDAAFSCKIWGTPVPEVIWEKDGKKLHDIFESSHFSVCSQDGGWFQLKVYRTRMPDKGVYTCRAVNCQGEALAGAILLVEPVPEREESKRSSGGQTNSQWSPKQRGGRLSLSRLKEEASVNPAAVKKFAVAEGKHAKFRCFVTGKPKPEIIWKKNGVPLEPGRRHLIFEDREGYYTLKVLYCKEPDTGLYVCAASNALGNTLSAVHLSVKGHTVRFRHPLKDVEVRERDVAVLECEMPDESLPAAWYLEDQRLMPSSKYGMEQKGSRRRLTIHDVGTDDDGVYLCERPDGAKTIAELSVKGTIVRKLPRKMEVLEGENAAFCVEVEEDELEVHWFKDGLKLHETHQTIIKTFGRTHILVFVNVAHHDSGVVTFVTGGSKTSSRLKVKASRHCPPIGPGGVQMDVDRPNSALLTWVPAPNSQTSTRSIFVLERQEVGSQEWQKCFSSESATSTEVGGDSVPCEGDYRFRVCCINKYGRSGHVEFPKAVHLVPGPKIHSRLQGCEVVEGEDARFSIELSASMVGTWFLNSAQLQHGGRYSIQQSQTQHSLVIHDPHTTEDTAEVTFIANGVRDSAVLKVKPAVIKFSPLSESDSSKTVESGDAIVLYCEVSHPSAKVSWFKDGEELEPADGLTVQSDGNMRRIVIQSADAGHSGVYTCETSADVIKFNVDVAGPPVQFGLVPQEELHKSSMELDPVVLLCHVSREDADVKWYKDGHEIVPGDNITLQTEGTVRRLIIRSAETSDAGSYTCQAGDNSMEFTVNVREPPVMIVEPKDDVVMESYISEEIHLQCELSRSGGKVQWFKDGQEVEESSNIHLLTEGPYRRLTVLCGSVEDGGEYVCKTDGDSVFFQLIVTEPLIRIVFPTQPEVELSHLASERLELSCEISQSDAPVRWYRDGLEVDEGPDLILEADGAKRRLVIPMTTVEDTGEYICDTEDDSVAFLVTITEQLVTLTRPENTPDELESFAGKPIVMEINVSRPNAEVRWWLDGKEVEESSNITMAEDGLIRRLTIHAPIPQDSGKYTCDAVDDQIDFHIKVSEPPVMILRKSEIKTDLKSLISDDIVLECELSRVNAVAKWYKDGSRIEDDERFCEEEEGAFRSLVILNAELRDCGEYFLDVGDDNIGFHVTVEEPPVTIVGNSIDPDYQEMVAGDDLILACEVSRANAPVQWYCNDRLLACDPRTNIESYGTLRKIIISNVQPSDSGKYMCDAVGDKMTSVVRIQVPRVVEFLTELHNTTVLEGEDATFKCVVSPEDVQLAWLMDNEAIGLGDRFQATRNGLCHTLVIKKCQMLDCSRISAEAEGQMSKASLKVQEAQVMFTKRMEAVMAEELGNATLETEISLETGEVQWMRQGVVIQPGPRHTLAQNGCKRSLIICNLNLSDRGTYRCETLHDRTQVKLNVEPRKIVIRKVLADQETFERETASFEVELSHADVEGIWQKDGIRVKPNNQWRVSTNGLVHSLTLSNLTLEDTGTIAFSAEGARSTARLTIKETPVSILRALADVRVEEELPATLECEFSRQNVEVRWLKNGAELKPGKNCRIYPMGRKRFCQILQCSCADSGTYTCDAGEITTSCSLEVYAHELEIVQELEDIYIKEDQNAVFMCEVSLVDVTGEWYKDGHKIRPTSTIKIRTEGTKHFLLMCNVTAEDAGEIRFVARALESTAYLEVEELPVTIVKPLRDRTALEKHRLILECTVSSPRCGASWFRGREELVAGGRVEILADGCSHKLVIQQVVVEDEGTYSVKVGEHTSEAKLLVEAQALVMVKELEDLEVTEPEPATFQCEVSLAISKPPIWTLNGEPLHSGPAVRLENHGTVHKLTLRSTSADMSGTVKFTTGKARSSATLRVVEE; encoded by the exons ATGGATATTTTTGGAGGTGCTCCTCGTGTTGTGGGCTACCCGCGCCCTGTGCTGGCACAGTGCGGCACTGACGCCACGCTGAGGTGCCAAATCGGCGGCGACCCTCGTCCGGACGTGATCTGGGAGCGTAAAAATGTCCAGATCTTGTCTGAGGGACGCTACAAGCTCGCCGAGGAGGGAAAAGCTTACCTGCTGACTATTACCGGAGTCACCCCGCAGGATGCTGGCCAGTACATATGCAAGGCTAGAAATGACATAGGTGACACGTACGCGGCAGCTTCCCTCAAAGTGGAAGGAGaagcacagcagcaggaagaggggCAGAGGCAGCTAGGGGTCAACGGCGTGAAGCAAGAAAATGGAGGACACCTGAATGGCTACTGTGAAGTGCAAAATGGTGAACACAGGGGAGAAAACGGAGCAGAGATAAATGGAGAACACAAGTGTAATGGCAAGTTTggtgaaaagagagaagaatCTGATGAGAAGCCTCGATTCctcatcaagcccctctccctGCGCgtggacagaggagaagatgctGCCTTCTCCTGCAAAATCTGGGGCACTCCCGTACCAGAGGTGATCTGGGAGAAAGACGGGAAGAAGCTGCACGACATCTTCGAGAGTTCACACTTTAGCGTGTGCAGCCAAGACGGCGGCTGGTTCCAGCTCAAGGTCTATAGGACGCGCATGCCAGACAAAGGCGTCTACACCTGCAGGGCCGTCAACTGCCAGGGCGAGGCCTTGGCCGGCGCCATCCTTCTGGTGGAGCCCGTACCAGAGCGGGAGGAAAGCAAAAGGTCATCAGGTGGTCAAACTAACAGCCAGTGGTCGCCAAAGCAAAGAGGCGGGCGACTCAGTTTGTCGAGGCTCAAAGAGGAGGCATCCGTCAACCCGGCTGCAGTCAAGAAGTTCGCCGTGGCGGAGGGGAAACACGCCAAGTTCCGGTGCTTCGTGACGGGGAAGCCAAAACCCGAGATCATCTGGAAGAAAAACGGCGTTCCCCTGGAGCCCGGGAGGCGCCACCTGATATTTGAGGACAGGGAGGGGTACTACACGCTGAAGGTTCTGTACTGCAAAGAGCCGGACACAGGGCTGTATGTTTGCGCAGCATCGAACGCTCTGGGAAACACCCTCAGTGCCGTTCACCTGTCCGTCAAAG GCCACACTGTCCGCTTCAGGCATCCGTTAAAAGACGTGGAGGTGAGGGAGCGGGACGTTGCCGTGCTGGAGTGCGAGATGCCCGACGAGTCGCTCCCCGCCGCCTGGTACCTGGAGGACCAGCGGCTGATGCCCAGCAGTAAATACGGGATGGAGCAGAAGGGAAGCAGAAGGAGACTCACCATCCACGACGTCGGGACAGACGATGACGGCGTGTATCTGTGTGAGAGGCCTGACGGAGCGAAGACCATCGCGGAGCTGTCAGTTAAAG GTACTATTGTTCGTAAACTTCCTCGGAAGATGGAGGTCCTCGAGGGCGAGAATGCAGCGTTCTgcgtggaggtggaggaggacgagttGGAGGTCCACTGGTTCAAAGACGGCCTGAAGCTGCACGAGACCCACCAGACAATCATCAAGACTTTTGGCAGAACTCACATCCTGGTCTTTGTCAACGTGGCCCACCACGACTCAGGGGTGGTGACGTTTGTCACCGGGGGATCCAAGACGTCTTCACGCCTCAAGGTCAAAG CCTCCAGACACTGTCCCCCTATCGGCCCGGGGGGCGTCCAGATGGACGTAGATCGACCCAACAGCGCCCTTCTCACCTGGGTTCCTGCCCCCAACAGCCAGACGTCCACCCGCTCCATCTTTGTGCTTGAGAGACAAGAGGTTGGCTCCCAGGAGTGGCAGAAGTGCTTCAGCTCGGAGTCCGCCACCTCGACCGAGGTCGGCGGCGACAGCGTGCCGTGTGAGGGCGACTACCGCTTCCGAGTCTGCTGCATCAACAAGTACGGGCGGAGTGGTCACGTGGAGTTTCCCAAAGCCGTCCACCTGG TTCCTGGGCCCAAAATTCACAGTCGCCTCCAAGGCTGTGAGGTTGTGGAGGGCGAAGACGCGCGCTTCTCCATCGAACTCTCCGCCTCCATGGTTGGAACCTGGTTCCTGAACAGCGCCCAACTGCAGCACGGCGGGCGGTACTCCATACAACAGTCCCAAACACAGCACTCGTTGGTTATCCATGACCCCCACACGACGGAGGACACAGCCGAGGTCACGTTCATAGCCAACGGAGTCCGCGATTCGGCCGTGCTCAAGGTCAAAC CTGCTGTGATCAAATTCAGCCCTCTGTCAGAATCAGACAGCAGTAAGACGGTGGAGAGTGGCGATGCTATTGTTCTCTACTGTGAGGTCTCCCACCCCTCGGCGAAGGTATCCTGGTTCAAAGATGGCGAGGAGCTTGAGCCGGCCGACGGCCTCACCGTCCAATCGGATGGGAACATGAGGAGGATTGTGATCCAATCGGCTGACGCGGGTCACTCTGGAGTTTACACATGTGAGACTTCAGCGGACGTCATCAAATTCAACGTGGACGTTGCAG GTCCTCCTGTACAGTTTgggctggttccacaggaggaGCTCCATAAGAGCAGCATGGAACTGGACCCCGTGGTGCTGCTCTGCCACGTCTCCAGGGAGGATGCAGACGTCAAGTG GTATAAGGACGGCCATGAGATCGTGCCTGGCGACAACATCACTCTGCAGACAGAAGGAACGGTGAGGAGGTTAATAATCCGCTCTGCAGAAACCTCGGACGCTGGCAGCTACACCTGCCAGGCAGGAGACAACAGCATGGAGTTCACCGTCAATGTCAGAG AGCCTCCGGTGATGATCGTGGAACCTAAGGACGATGTGGTGATGGAGAGCTACATCTCAGAGGAGATCCACCTGCAGTGTGAACTGTCCCGCTCTGGCGGTAAGGTGCAGTGGTTCAAGGATggccaggaggtggaggagagcagcAACATCCACCTGCTCACCGAAGGTCCGTACAGGAGGCTGACCGTCCTCTGTGGATCGGTAGAAGATGGCGGGGAGTACGTGTGCAAAACAGACGGAGACtctgttttctttcagcttATTGTCACAG AGCCGCTCATCAGAATCGTCTTTCCAACTCAGCCAGAGGTGGAACTGAGCCATTTGGCCTCCGAGAGGCTGGAGCTCAGCTGTGAGATCTCGCAGTCCGATGCCCCTGTCCGGTGGTACAGAGACGGCCTAGAGGTCGATGAGGGCCCTGACTTGATCCTTGAGGCAGACGGAGCTAAACGCCGGCTTGTTATTCCAATGACCACAGTGGAGGACACAGGGGAGTACATATGTGACACTGAAGATGACTCTGTGGCGTTCCTGGTTACTATTACAG AGCAACTCGTGACACTCACTCGTCCCGAGAACACACCTGACGAACTGGAGAGTTTCGCCGGTAAACCGATTGTGATGGAGATCAACGTATCCCGGCCAAATGCAGAAGTCAGGTGGTGGCTGGATGGCAAAGAAGTAGAGGAGAGCAGTAACATCACCATGGCCGAGGACGGGCTCATCCGTCGACTGACCATCCACGCTCCCATCCCGCAGGATTCTGGAAAATACACCTGCGACGCTGTTGATGATCAAATTGATTTCCACATCAAAGTTTCAG AGCCTCCGGTGATGATCTTAAGAAAATCTGAGATAAAGACAGATCTAAAATCCCTGATTTCTGACGACATTGTGCTGGAGTGTGAACTCTCCAGAGTCAACGCCGTCGCCAAATGGTACAAGGACGGCAGTCGGATTGAGGATGATGAAAGGTtctgtgaagaagaggaaggcgCTTTCCGCTCGCTGGTCATCCTCAACGCTGAGCTCAGGGACTGCGGAGAGTACTTCCTGGATGTTGGAGATGACAACATCGGCTTCCACGTCACAGTTGAAG AGCCTCCAGTGACCATTGTAGGAAATTCAATTGACCCCGACTACCAGGAGATGGTGGCAGGTGACGATCTGATCCTGGCCTGTGAGGTGTCGCGGGCCAATGCCCCCGTCCAGTGGTACTGCAACGACCGGCTGCTTGCCTGTGACCCACGTACCAACATCGAGAGCTACGGGACTCTGAGGAAAATCATCATCTCAAATGTGCAGCCCTCAGATTCTGGAAAGTACATGTGCGACGCTGTGGGGGACAAGATGACCAGTGTCGTCAGGATTCAAG TGCCTCGAGTGGTGGAGTTCCTCACAGAGCTCCACAACACCACCGTGCTGGAGGGAGAAGATGCCACCTTCAAGTGCGTGGTTTCCCCCGAGGATGTCCAGTTGGCGTGGCTCATGGACAACGAGGCGATCGGGCTGGGCGATCGTTTCCAGGCGACCCGGAACGGCCTTTGCCACACCTTGGTGATTAAGAAGTGCCAGATGTTGGACTGTTCAAGGATTTCAGCAGAGGCTGAGGGACAAATGAGCAAAGCCAGCCTCAAAGTTCAGG AGGCTCAGGTCATGTTTACGAAGAGAATGGAGGCTGTCATGGCAGAGGAGTTGGGCAACGCCACCTTGGAAACGGAGATCAGCCTGGAGACGGGCGAGGTCCAGTGGATGAGGCAGGGGGTGGTCATACAGCCCGGTCCCCGGCACACGCTCGCCCAGAACGGCTGCAAACGCAGTCTGATCATATGCAACCTGAATCTGTCGGACCGGGGAACCTACCGCTGCGAGACCCTGCACGACCGCACGCAGGTCAAGCTCAATGTGGAAC CCCGTAAAATTGTGATCCGTAAAGTCCTAGCCGACCAAGAGACCTTTGAGCGAGAGACCGCCTCCTTCGAGGTGGAGCTCTCCCACGCGGACGTGGAGGGGATCTGGCAGAAGGACGGCATTCGCGTGAAACCAAACAACCAGTGGCGCGTGAGCACCAACGGGCTCGTCCACAGCCTCACCCTGTCCAACCTCACCCTGGAGGACACGGGCACCATCGCTTTCTCCGCTGAGGGGGCGCGCAGCACTGCCAGGCTCACGATCAAAG AGACGCCGGTGTCCATCTTGAGAGCGCTGGCCGATGTCCGTGTGGAGGAGGAATTGCCCGCCACTCTCGAGTGTGAATTCTCCCGGCAAAACGTTGAAGTCCGATGGCTCAAG AATGGGGCAGAGCTGAAGCCAGGGAAGAACTGTCGGATCTACCCCATGGGCCGGAAGCGGTTCTGTCAGATCCTGCAGTGCTCCTGTGCGGACTCTGGCACCTACACGTGTGATGCGGGGGAAATTACTACTTCCTGTTCGCTGGAGGTTTATG CGCATGAGTTGGAGATagtgcaggagctggaggataTTTACATCAAGGAGGACCAGAATGCTGTGTTCATGTGCGAAGTTTCTCTGGTCGACGTGACGGGAGAGTGGTACAAGGACGGCCACAAGATCCGGCCCACCAGCACCATCAAGATCCGCACAGAAG GGACCAAACACTTCCTGTTGATGTGCAACGTCACAGCCGAAGATGCCGGTGAAATCCGGTTTGTAGCCAGAGCCCTTGAATCCACCGCTTACCTGGAAGTGGAGG AACTTCCGGTTACCATCGTCAAGCCCCTGCGGGATCGCACGGCGCTGGAGAAACATCGCTTGATCCTGGAGTGCACCGTGTCGTCGCCCCGCTGTGGAGCCTCCTGGTTCAGGGGCCGGGAGGAGCTGGTGGCCGGGGGCCGGGTGGAGATCCTGGCGGACGGTTGCTCCCACAAGCTGGTGATCCAGCAGGTGGTCGTGGAGGACGAGGGCACCTACAGCGTCAAGGTCGGGGAGCACACGTCCGAGGCCAAACTGCTTGTGGAAG CCCAGGCTCTCGTGATGGTCAAAGAGCTCGAGGACCTGGAGGTGACCGAGCCCGAGCCGGCGACCTTCCAGTGCGAGGTGTCTTTGGCCATAAGCAAGCCCCCCATCTGGACTCTGAACGGGGAGCCCCTCCACTCGGGCCCCGCCGTCCGGCTGGAAAACCACGGCACGGTTCACAAGCTCACCCTGAGGAGCACCAGCGCGGACATGAGCGGGACGGTGAAGTTTACCACGGGCAAGGCCAGGAGCAGCGCCACGCTCAGGGTCGTGGAGGAGTAG